A genome region from Alicyclobacillus acidocaldarius subsp. acidocaldarius DSM 446 includes the following:
- a CDS encoding M48 family metallopeptidase produces MRLRIVRSHEGDIVAYELELGHDLVAIRVRPGKRTQKRIVLRADEHGFSISAPPWARSRDLEQVILRHGRWLREAHAKTVATKPKRLEAGDDIWILGQPFVVRTWAKADREIDHDHHIVWVPEHADDVHAQVHQMLRELALKHLPERAMMWAEKMAFRPSRIGVKAQRSRWGSCTSKGHIYLNWRLIQAPEAVMDYVVVHELAHLAHMNHGPEFWKLVARFQPDWQAQRAWLRLHGHELFRLDLEAKA; encoded by the coding sequence ATGAGATTGAGAATCGTTCGGAGCCATGAAGGAGACATCGTCGCGTACGAACTGGAACTGGGACACGACCTCGTCGCCATCCGCGTGCGACCCGGGAAACGAACGCAGAAGCGCATCGTCCTCCGCGCCGATGAGCACGGGTTTTCCATCAGCGCTCCGCCATGGGCGAGGTCGCGCGATCTGGAGCAGGTCATTCTGCGACATGGGCGCTGGCTCAGGGAAGCGCACGCGAAAACTGTCGCGACCAAGCCGAAGCGCCTCGAGGCGGGCGACGATATCTGGATTCTCGGGCAGCCGTTTGTGGTCCGCACGTGGGCAAAGGCGGACCGCGAGATCGATCACGACCACCACATCGTATGGGTGCCTGAGCACGCGGACGACGTGCACGCGCAAGTGCATCAGATGCTTCGCGAGCTTGCCCTGAAGCATCTGCCGGAGCGAGCGATGATGTGGGCGGAGAAGATGGCGTTTCGACCTTCGCGCATTGGGGTCAAGGCGCAGCGGAGCCGTTGGGGGAGTTGCACGAGCAAGGGGCACATCTACCTGAACTGGAGGCTCATCCAGGCGCCCGAAGCCGTGATGGACTACGTGGTTGTGCACGAACTTGCGCACCTGGCCCACATGAACCACGGCCCGGAGTTTTGGAAACTCGTGGCGCGCTTTCAGCCGGACTGGCAGGCGCAGCGAGCGTGGCTGCGCCTGCACGGCCACGAACTGTTCCGACTCGATCTCGAGGCGAAAGCGTAG
- a CDS encoding polyprenyl synthetase family protein, with the protein MNALQTYLEACKEAVNAFLARLFEPTGLHARLKEAMNYSLMADGKRLRPALVIATAETFGVPRDRVLPAAAAVELIHCYSLIHDDLPCMDDDDLRRGQPTNHVVFGEAMALLAGDALLTEAFHLLARPLEGVPAERQLAMIRTLASRAGVDGMVGGQAVDIERTGGQGTLQDVEFIHLHKTARLIQACVEIGGYFADLDDQVRWALSCYGECLGLAFQMIDDVLDVTASTEQLGKTAGKDVEEGKLTYPRFVGVEKTRQMARDVIRRGEQALAEVGVRSEPLKALQALIVERDR; encoded by the coding sequence GTGAATGCGTTGCAGACGTACCTCGAGGCGTGCAAGGAAGCGGTCAACGCGTTTCTCGCGCGCCTGTTCGAACCGACGGGCCTTCACGCTCGACTGAAGGAAGCGATGAATTACAGCCTCATGGCCGATGGCAAGCGGCTACGTCCAGCGCTCGTCATCGCGACGGCCGAGACGTTTGGCGTGCCGAGGGATCGCGTCCTTCCCGCCGCTGCCGCGGTCGAACTCATTCACTGTTATTCGCTGATTCATGACGACCTTCCATGTATGGACGACGACGATCTTCGGCGCGGGCAGCCGACGAATCACGTCGTGTTTGGCGAAGCCATGGCCCTTTTGGCCGGGGACGCTCTGTTGACCGAGGCGTTTCATTTGTTGGCCCGTCCCTTGGAGGGCGTTCCTGCCGAGCGACAGCTGGCGATGATCCGCACGCTGGCGTCGCGCGCCGGTGTCGACGGCATGGTCGGCGGACAGGCCGTCGACATCGAACGAACGGGTGGCCAGGGGACCCTCCAGGACGTCGAATTCATTCACCTCCACAAGACGGCTCGACTCATTCAGGCGTGTGTGGAGATCGGCGGGTATTTCGCCGATCTCGACGACCAAGTGCGCTGGGCGCTTTCATGCTACGGCGAGTGCCTTGGCTTGGCGTTCCAAATGATCGACGACGTGCTGGACGTGACGGCGTCCACGGAGCAACTCGGGAAAACGGCTGGAAAAGATGTGGAAGAAGGAAAGCTGACCTATCCGCGCTTCGTCGGCGTGGAGAAGACGCGCCAAATGGCGCGTGACGTCATCCGCCGCGGTGAGCAAGCGTTGGCGGAGGTCGGGGTGCGGTCGGAACCGCTCAAAGCGCTTCAGGCGCTCATCGTGGAGCGGGATCGCTGA
- a CDS encoding TlyA family RNA methyltransferase, with protein sequence MNKTRLDLLLVARGLYASREAARRAIMAGLVRVDGVRADKPGFKVAEDAHVEVERPSREYASRGGLKLERALDTFGIPVKDRVAIDVGASTGGFTDCLLQRGARLVYAVDVGYGQLAWRLRQDDRVRVMERTNFRHVDAARFDPRPDLAVMDVSFISIRLLFPKLSEVCLPDVDIISLIKPQFEAGRDRVGKGGIVRDPEVHRAVLLDILKSIESMGWCCRGLTYSPITGGDGNVEFLGWFRMHPDPEETMRWVTESHRVVEAAWAHLKSSTDPNGGAE encoded by the coding sequence ATGAACAAGACGAGGCTGGATCTCCTGTTGGTGGCGAGGGGGCTGTATGCGAGCCGGGAAGCGGCGAGGCGCGCCATCATGGCCGGGCTCGTGCGCGTCGACGGCGTGCGCGCCGACAAGCCGGGCTTCAAGGTCGCGGAAGACGCGCACGTCGAGGTTGAGCGGCCCAGCCGCGAGTACGCATCGCGCGGCGGGTTGAAACTGGAGCGCGCGCTCGACACGTTCGGCATTCCGGTGAAAGACCGCGTCGCGATCGACGTTGGGGCGTCGACGGGCGGGTTCACCGACTGCCTGTTGCAGCGCGGCGCCCGGTTGGTTTACGCGGTCGACGTGGGCTACGGCCAGCTCGCGTGGCGACTGCGCCAGGACGATAGGGTGCGCGTGATGGAGCGCACCAACTTTCGCCATGTCGATGCGGCGCGATTTGACCCACGGCCGGATCTCGCCGTGATGGACGTGTCCTTCATCTCCATTCGCCTTTTGTTCCCCAAATTGTCTGAGGTCTGTCTCCCCGACGTCGACATCATCTCGCTGATCAAGCCTCAGTTCGAGGCCGGGCGGGATCGGGTGGGCAAAGGCGGCATCGTGCGCGATCCCGAGGTTCATCGGGCCGTGCTCCTGGACATCCTGAAGAGTATCGAGTCCATGGGTTGGTGCTGCCGCGGGCTCACGTACTCGCCCATCACCGGTGGAGACGGCAACGTCGAGTTTCTCGGCTGGTTCCGCATGCACCCGGATCCGGAGGAGACCATGCGGTGGGTGACCGAGAGCCATCGGGTCGTCGAGGCCGCATGGGCCCACCTGAAGAGCAGCACGGACCCGAACGGGGGCGCGGAATGA
- the xseB gene encoding exodeoxyribonuclease VII small subunit, with translation MEETRAAEWNNSDWTFEQAMRRLEEIVRQLEAGDLPLDASIRAYEESMRLVKFCREQLDKAEFQLEKLGQELADESVSP, from the coding sequence GTGGAGGAGACGCGGGCGGCCGAGTGGAACAACTCCGATTGGACCTTTGAACAGGCCATGCGGCGGCTGGAGGAAATCGTGCGCCAGCTCGAGGCGGGGGATCTGCCTCTGGACGCGTCCATCCGGGCCTACGAGGAGTCGATGAGGCTCGTAAAGTTTTGCCGGGAGCAGCTCGACAAGGCGGAATTTCAGCTCGAAAAGCTCGGTCAGGAACTGGCGGACGAATCGGTTTCGCCATGA
- the spo0A gene encoding sporulation transcription factor Spo0A — protein sequence MKILLADDHHEFAELLSEFISGQPDMEVCGIAHNGTEVLNLVRETRPDVLILDIIMPVLDGLGALERLSEVTDHPPKVIMLTAFGQESVTRRAVELGVSYFILKPFDMPVLAERIRQVMFEAPAPVAATSQAVVAPMPAPSPPSRRSIDAQITQIIHEIGVPAHIKGYHYLREAIGLVYEDVEILGSITKVLYPKIAQRFKTTPSRVERAIRHSIEVAWGRGNMEAIRRVFGYTVSASKTKPTNSEFIAMIADRLRMEHRVG from the coding sequence ATGAAGATCTTATTGGCCGATGATCACCATGAATTCGCGGAGCTGTTGAGCGAATTCATTTCCGGGCAGCCGGATATGGAGGTCTGCGGGATTGCGCACAACGGCACGGAGGTGCTGAATCTGGTGCGCGAAACGAGGCCGGACGTGTTGATCCTCGACATCATCATGCCCGTGTTGGACGGGCTCGGCGCGCTGGAGCGCCTTTCGGAAGTCACGGATCATCCGCCGAAGGTCATCATGCTGACCGCATTTGGTCAGGAGAGTGTCACCCGGCGCGCGGTGGAGCTCGGGGTGTCTTACTTTATCCTGAAACCCTTCGACATGCCGGTGCTGGCCGAGCGCATTCGCCAGGTGATGTTCGAGGCGCCCGCGCCGGTGGCCGCCACATCCCAGGCCGTTGTTGCGCCCATGCCCGCGCCGTCGCCGCCTTCGCGGCGCTCGATCGACGCGCAGATCACGCAGATCATTCACGAGATCGGCGTGCCCGCGCACATCAAGGGGTACCACTACCTGCGAGAGGCGATTGGCCTCGTGTATGAGGATGTCGAGATCCTCGGCTCCATCACGAAGGTGTTGTACCCCAAAATCGCGCAGAGATTTAAGACGACGCCCTCCCGCGTCGAGCGCGCGATCCGTCACTCCATCGAGGTCGCGTGGGGCCGGGGCAACATGGAGGCCATTCGCCGCGTGTTTGGTTACACGGTTTCGGCCTCCAAGACCAAACCCACGAATTCGGAGTTCATTGCGATGATCGCCGACCGGCTTCGCATGGAACACCGCGTCGGTTAG
- a CDS encoding M20 family metallopeptidase encodes MVDLAREVEAIRGDLVAWRRHLHEHPELSFQERETAAFIERELTKMGALEISRPTETSVVARLVTGRPGRVLALRADIDALPIEEDTGLPFASKNPGVMHACGHDGHTAMLLGACRVLAAHRDKLRGEIRFIFQHAEELTPGGAQELVDAGVLNGVDAVIGQHLWQGMESCRIGVRAGELMAAPDTFHIRIIGRGGHAAQPHLTVDPIAIGAQIVVSLQQLASRRVDPFEPFVLSVTKFVGGTADNVIPSEVELCGTVRTFREERRAWAAQAMEAVIKGIAEAQGASYEFRYERGYRPVVNDPELTAFVRATLEEEFGDLVTDAEPTMGGEDFSAYQTVAPGTFFFTGIRRSDRDAYPHHHPRFDIDENALVVGCRALVALATKYLGQA; translated from the coding sequence ATGGTGGATCTCGCGCGCGAAGTTGAGGCCATCCGCGGCGATCTCGTCGCGTGGCGCCGACATTTGCATGAGCATCCGGAACTCAGCTTTCAAGAGCGGGAGACGGCGGCCTTCATCGAGCGAGAACTGACGAAAATGGGGGCGCTTGAGATCAGCCGACCAACGGAGACGAGCGTCGTCGCTCGGTTGGTCACCGGCCGCCCAGGCCGCGTCCTCGCGCTTCGCGCGGACATCGACGCGCTGCCCATCGAGGAAGACACCGGGCTTCCGTTTGCATCGAAGAACCCGGGTGTGATGCACGCGTGCGGTCACGACGGACACACCGCCATGTTGCTCGGCGCGTGCAGGGTGCTCGCCGCACACCGCGACAAACTGCGGGGCGAGATCCGATTCATTTTTCAACACGCGGAAGAATTGACGCCGGGGGGCGCTCAGGAGTTGGTCGACGCCGGTGTGTTGAACGGCGTCGACGCCGTGATCGGCCAGCACCTGTGGCAAGGCATGGAGAGTTGCCGCATCGGCGTGCGGGCAGGTGAACTCATGGCCGCGCCGGATACGTTTCACATCCGCATCATCGGGCGAGGCGGACACGCGGCGCAGCCTCATCTCACGGTCGATCCTATCGCTATCGGCGCGCAGATCGTGGTGAGTCTGCAGCAGCTCGCCAGTCGGAGGGTGGATCCGTTCGAGCCGTTCGTGCTCAGCGTCACCAAATTCGTCGGTGGGACCGCGGACAACGTCATTCCGAGCGAAGTGGAACTCTGCGGCACGGTGCGGACGTTCCGCGAAGAACGCCGCGCCTGGGCCGCACAAGCGATGGAGGCCGTGATCAAGGGAATCGCGGAGGCTCAGGGCGCGTCGTACGAATTCCGCTACGAGCGCGGCTATCGACCGGTGGTGAACGACCCGGAACTCACGGCATTCGTTCGAGCCACCCTGGAGGAGGAATTCGGCGATCTCGTCACGGACGCCGAGCCGACGATGGGCGGCGAGGATTTCTCGGCCTATCAAACGGTGGCGCCCGGCACGTTTTTCTTCACGGGCATTCGCCGCTCCGACCGCGACGCGTATCCGCACCATCATCCACGCTTTGATATCGATGAGAACGCGCTCGTCGTCGGATGCAGGGCGCTTGTTGCACTCGCAACCAAGTATCTCGGGCAAGCATGA
- the hemQ gene encoding hydrogen peroxide-dependent heme synthase — protein MPAPHTLDGWYVLHDFRTIRREVWKETDPHTAAAVLRDFGAFVQGELEAQRARLGSFGQFVIAGTKADLLFLYMRPTIGELNDVKARFEATRLADFTERAYSYVSVVELGGYLAKPGVDVEQDEALQLRLKPPVPEMRYVCFYPMNKRRTHPDNWYMLDEDERRKHLMAHGQIGRQFAGKVKQVISGSVGLDDWEWGVTLYADDPIHFKKLIYEMRFDESSARFAEFGPFYVGEQVDAEGLTKWMMTLHG, from the coding sequence ATGCCGGCACCGCACACGCTGGACGGATGGTATGTGCTCCACGACTTCCGCACGATCCGGCGAGAGGTGTGGAAGGAAACCGATCCGCACACGGCGGCCGCCGTGCTGCGCGACTTCGGCGCGTTTGTCCAAGGCGAGCTCGAGGCGCAGCGCGCGCGGTTGGGCAGCTTCGGTCAGTTCGTGATCGCGGGCACAAAGGCGGATCTTCTGTTTTTGTACATGCGGCCCACGATTGGCGAATTAAACGATGTCAAAGCGAGGTTTGAGGCCACGCGCTTGGCGGATTTCACGGAGCGAGCGTATTCCTACGTGTCTGTGGTTGAGTTGGGCGGATACCTGGCCAAGCCGGGCGTCGACGTCGAGCAAGACGAGGCGCTCCAGTTGAGGTTGAAACCACCCGTGCCCGAGATGCGGTACGTGTGCTTTTATCCGATGAACAAGCGCCGCACGCATCCCGACAATTGGTACATGCTCGATGAAGACGAGCGCAGAAAGCATCTGATGGCGCACGGCCAAATTGGGCGTCAGTTTGCCGGAAAGGTCAAGCAAGTCATCTCTGGCTCCGTCGGACTTGACGACTGGGAATGGGGTGTGACGCTCTATGCGGACGATCCCATCCATTTCAAGAAACTGATCTACGAGATGCGGTTTGACGAGTCGAGCGCCCGTTTCGCCGAATTTGGACCGTTTTACGTGGGGGAACAAGTCGACGCGGAAGGTTTGACGAAGTGGATGATGACGCTCCACGGCTAA
- the spoIVB gene encoding SpoIVB peptidase, with the protein MAGWLRALKVAVLVAATALLWIPPVRHLVELPTSVEMSTDDEMALQSFHPFSIHAWVRPVDPPGAVTVTADAGDFDVTDRVFGFIPWRTRVHVEPAERVIVGGQAVGIRLLSEGPMVIGYRRAAQGISLAEAHHIEVGDVILSVDGVPVHTAKDLQAVLRDKRAPFRLLVARGDKLREIEIRDVHGVPELGVYVRDKAVGVGTLTFYDPATGRFAALGHLVTDADTGQPIQGRGSVYQAAIIGIQAGKAGQPGEKKGVFTGVNREVGEIDENTPYGVFGRMDASFATRTSPLPGPIPVALPGQVHPGPAVLYTVLHGEKIEAFQVVIEHTARQMSPSTKSMIIRVVDPRLLQAAGGIVQGMSGSPIVQDGRLVGAVTHVFVSDPVRGYGVYAYWMLHPNQHELTFAPTEPERAQAA; encoded by the coding sequence ATGGCGGGTTGGCTGCGCGCGCTCAAAGTCGCCGTCCTCGTGGCTGCCACAGCGCTTCTCTGGATTCCGCCGGTTCGCCACCTGGTGGAACTGCCCACATCGGTCGAAATGTCCACGGACGACGAGATGGCCCTCCAGTCGTTTCATCCCTTCTCCATTCATGCGTGGGTCCGGCCGGTCGATCCACCGGGAGCCGTCACGGTGACGGCGGATGCGGGAGATTTTGACGTGACGGACCGCGTCTTCGGCTTCATTCCATGGCGCACACGGGTTCATGTGGAGCCCGCCGAACGGGTCATTGTGGGAGGACAGGCTGTGGGCATTCGCTTGCTTTCCGAGGGACCCATGGTGATTGGGTACCGACGCGCGGCCCAAGGTATCAGTCTCGCCGAGGCGCATCACATCGAGGTGGGCGATGTGATTCTTTCGGTGGATGGGGTACCCGTGCACACGGCGAAGGACCTGCAGGCGGTGCTCCGGGACAAGCGCGCGCCGTTTCGCCTGCTTGTGGCGCGCGGCGACAAACTGCGCGAAATCGAGATCCGGGACGTGCATGGTGTGCCTGAGCTTGGAGTCTATGTGCGCGACAAGGCGGTCGGCGTGGGGACGCTCACCTTCTACGATCCGGCGACCGGGCGGTTTGCGGCGTTGGGGCACCTTGTGACGGATGCGGACACCGGCCAACCCATTCAAGGGCGCGGCTCGGTCTATCAAGCCGCCATCATTGGCATCCAGGCCGGAAAAGCCGGGCAGCCCGGCGAGAAGAAGGGCGTGTTCACTGGGGTGAATCGGGAGGTCGGCGAGATCGACGAAAACACGCCGTACGGCGTGTTCGGACGAATGGATGCGTCCTTTGCGACGCGCACGTCTCCGCTGCCCGGGCCCATTCCCGTGGCGCTGCCGGGGCAGGTGCACCCGGGGCCGGCCGTTCTTTACACGGTGCTGCACGGCGAGAAAATCGAAGCGTTTCAGGTGGTCATCGAACACACCGCTCGGCAGATGAGCCCGTCCACCAAGAGCATGATCATCCGCGTCGTCGATCCGAGGCTTCTTCAGGCCGCCGGCGGCATTGTCCAGGGCATGAGCGGCAGCCCCATCGTGCAGGACGGGAGGCTGGTGGGCGCCGTCACGCACGTGTTCGTGTCCGATCCCGTCCGCGGATACGGCGTATACGCCTACTGGATGCTTCATCCCAACCAGCACGAGCTCACCTTTGCGCCGACCGAACCCGAGCGAGCACAGGCGGCGTGA
- the recN gene encoding DNA repair protein RecN: protein MLQELYVRHFVLIDELRLQLDRGLHVLTGETGAGKSLVLDATRAILGGRVASPMASDGSSAVVEAVFDIQANEAAERLLASWGIDHSGEIVVSRTFQSNGRAQNRVNGRSVTVQMLRELGDTLVELQDQHESIALMTASYQRRLLDLYGQHEELAASCADAYRAWQDAVRQWREAQVSERERAQQIDLYALQVRELEEAGLRPGEEDELRAERDRLKRAQQIAESLAQMAALLDDGKSGAIARLHEAERMAAALSASSDRAEEIAKLLETARVHAEEASFTLHRFLSRAAHDPARLDEIEERLALIRRLSRKYGGTTEEMLAHLERARAQLDAWSKHEDRLAELEAEVERREAVYREIAERLHEARVRAAKSLGEAISSSLARLSMAHAECDIEVRPRVDAPSEHGWDEIRFLFRANPGQPLMPLQKVASGGELSRMLLAVKVVIANLERTDTLIFDEIDQGVSGEAALRVAEMLRELGQEKQVLCVTHSPQVAAAGHVHYLVAKASDTERAISRVTRLDDGGRIDEIARLLGSDLSDATARMHARALLESFRSQST, encoded by the coding sequence ATGCTGCAGGAGTTGTACGTGCGCCATTTCGTGTTGATCGACGAATTGCGGCTGCAACTCGATCGCGGCCTGCACGTGCTGACGGGTGAGACGGGGGCTGGCAAGTCGCTCGTCCTGGACGCCACGCGCGCCATCTTGGGCGGGCGCGTCGCGAGCCCCATGGCGTCGGACGGCTCGTCGGCTGTGGTCGAGGCGGTGTTCGACATCCAGGCGAACGAGGCGGCGGAGCGGCTCCTCGCGTCGTGGGGCATCGATCACAGCGGCGAGATCGTCGTCTCCCGGACCTTTCAATCGAACGGTCGGGCGCAAAACCGCGTAAACGGCCGATCCGTCACGGTGCAGATGCTCCGAGAGCTAGGGGATACGCTGGTTGAACTGCAAGATCAGCACGAATCCATCGCCCTCATGACCGCTTCCTATCAGCGCCGCCTGCTCGATCTCTATGGTCAGCACGAGGAGCTGGCGGCGTCTTGCGCCGACGCGTATCGCGCATGGCAGGATGCGGTGCGTCAATGGCGCGAGGCTCAGGTGTCGGAGCGCGAGCGCGCGCAGCAAATCGATCTGTATGCGCTCCAGGTTCGCGAACTGGAGGAAGCCGGGCTTCGCCCCGGTGAAGAGGACGAACTGCGCGCCGAGCGGGACCGCCTCAAGCGCGCGCAGCAGATCGCCGAGTCGTTGGCGCAGATGGCCGCGTTGCTCGACGACGGGAAGAGCGGCGCCATTGCGAGGCTTCACGAAGCGGAGCGCATGGCCGCGGCGCTGTCCGCGTCGAGCGATCGCGCCGAGGAGATCGCGAAGCTGCTCGAGACGGCTCGCGTTCACGCGGAGGAAGCGTCGTTCACGCTCCACCGGTTCTTGTCTCGCGCGGCGCACGATCCGGCCCGCCTCGACGAGATTGAGGAGCGTCTGGCGCTCATCCGCAGGCTGTCGCGCAAATACGGCGGGACCACCGAGGAGATGCTCGCCCACCTGGAACGCGCGCGAGCCCAACTCGACGCTTGGTCGAAACACGAAGATCGCCTCGCGGAGCTTGAGGCTGAGGTGGAGCGCCGCGAAGCCGTGTACCGCGAAATCGCAGAGCGCCTGCACGAGGCGAGGGTCCGGGCAGCGAAATCGCTCGGCGAGGCGATTTCGAGTTCACTCGCTCGGCTTTCCATGGCCCATGCGGAATGCGACATCGAGGTGCGTCCGCGCGTGGACGCGCCGAGCGAACATGGCTGGGACGAGATTCGTTTTCTGTTTCGCGCAAATCCGGGACAACCCTTGATGCCCTTACAGAAAGTTGCATCTGGCGGCGAGCTTTCGCGCATGCTACTCGCAGTCAAGGTCGTGATCGCCAACCTCGAACGCACCGACACGTTGATCTTCGACGAGATCGATCAGGGCGTGAGCGGCGAAGCGGCGCTGCGGGTGGCGGAGATGCTGCGCGAACTCGGGCAGGAGAAACAGGTGCTGTGCGTCACCCATTCGCCGCAGGTGGCCGCGGCGGGACACGTGCACTACCTCGTCGCCAAAGCATCGGATACCGAACGCGCCATCTCCCGTGTGACGAGATTAGATGACGGCGGTCGCATCGACGAGATCGCCAGGCTTCTCGGTTCGGATTTGTCGGATGCGACGGCCCGGATGCACGCGCGCGCCCTTTTGGAAAGCTTCCGAAGCCAGTCCACGTGA
- a CDS encoding NAD(+)/NADH kinase, producing MRTDICRQLERTGIRVVDVPIDHDTAIVETHPELKSCELVIVLGGDGTLLGVARQLSPFHVPMFGVNIGHLGFLTESEPSQLEIALERIVAGEYNLETRLMLEAFVYRDLQEIARFTALNDVGVGKGSFARMVTLDVHVDDVYVDTYTGDGMIVATPTGSTAYSLSCGGPIVSPHLQVMVLTPVCPHTLFSRPCVIDASSWVRLSVHARHGDVELAVDGQEGMRLLAGDEVLVRKAPFQATLVRLPDREFFGVLRSKLHGDPSST from the coding sequence GTGCGGACCGACATTTGTCGTCAGTTGGAACGAACAGGGATTCGCGTCGTCGATGTGCCCATCGATCACGACACCGCGATTGTCGAGACGCACCCGGAGCTGAAATCGTGTGAGCTCGTCATCGTGCTCGGTGGAGACGGGACGTTGCTCGGCGTGGCCCGTCAGTTGTCCCCTTTTCATGTCCCGATGTTTGGCGTGAACATCGGCCATCTCGGGTTTTTGACGGAGTCGGAACCTTCGCAACTGGAGATTGCGCTCGAGCGGATCGTGGCGGGCGAATACAACTTGGAGACGCGCCTGATGCTCGAGGCGTTCGTATACCGCGATCTTCAGGAGATCGCGCGCTTCACGGCGCTGAACGACGTCGGCGTCGGCAAGGGCTCGTTTGCGCGCATGGTGACGCTCGACGTCCACGTGGACGACGTGTATGTCGACACGTACACGGGCGACGGCATGATCGTCGCGACGCCCACGGGATCCACCGCATATTCGCTGTCCTGCGGCGGGCCCATCGTGAGCCCGCATCTGCAGGTGATGGTCCTGACGCCGGTGTGTCCGCACACGCTGTTTTCGAGGCCGTGCGTGATCGACGCGTCCTCGTGGGTGCGGCTCTCCGTGCACGCGCGGCACGGCGATGTGGAACTCGCGGTCGACGGGCAGGAGGGCATGCGGCTTCTCGCCGGAGACGAGGTGTTGGTCCGGAAGGCTCCATTCCAGGCGACGCTCGTTCGGTTGCCGGATCGCGAGTTTTTTGGCGTGTTGCGAAGCAAGCTCCACGGAGATCCATCCTCCACCTGA
- the xseA gene encoding exodeoxyribonuclease VII large subunit, which produces MNALTRAAAEAEAVLTVTELNRRIKERLESDPRLIQCRVVGEISNFKHHPSGHMYFTLKDETSRIRAVMFSSRNRRLQFQPEDGMRVIAFGSVGVFERDGQYQLYVEDLEPDGLGALYVRYEQLRQQLAAEGLFAPERKRLLPRFPLRVGVVTSPTGAVIRDICTTIERRYPLARVILAPAQVQGPDAAPTIVRALEVLYALEPKVDVIIVGRGGGSLEELWPFNEEMVVRAVARSPVPVVSAVGHETDVTLCDFAADVRAATPTAAAELVCPHQAELRAYLEQASARARKAALVKVAWGRERLLDLAGRPVLRDPTRIIAVRRQLVDFIETRVREAQRRPIGLRRRALADLERRLQRVQLGGAIQGRRRDLMRLEHQVRSLTERQLLVQSRKLEGVIGKLEALNPLAVLRRGYGVILDEDGRSVITSAQSLAPGKRIGIRMHDGTVEAEVKARGGDAGGRVEQLRLDL; this is translated from the coding sequence ATGAACGCGCTGACGCGCGCCGCGGCCGAGGCGGAAGCGGTGCTCACCGTCACCGAACTCAATCGGCGGATCAAAGAGCGTTTGGAGTCGGATCCGCGGCTCATCCAGTGCCGCGTGGTCGGGGAGATCTCGAATTTCAAACACCACCCGAGCGGCCACATGTATTTTACGCTCAAGGATGAGACCAGCCGAATCCGCGCGGTCATGTTCAGCAGCCGGAATCGCCGTCTCCAATTTCAGCCTGAAGACGGGATGCGGGTGATCGCCTTCGGCTCCGTCGGCGTCTTCGAGCGAGATGGCCAGTATCAGCTCTATGTGGAGGACCTCGAGCCCGATGGATTGGGCGCCCTATACGTTCGCTACGAACAGCTTCGCCAACAGCTCGCCGCAGAGGGGCTGTTTGCTCCGGAGCGGAAGCGGCTGCTCCCCCGCTTCCCGTTGCGCGTGGGGGTCGTCACGAGTCCCACGGGCGCGGTGATTCGGGATATCTGCACGACCATCGAACGCCGTTATCCGCTCGCGCGGGTCATTCTCGCGCCGGCGCAGGTGCAGGGCCCCGACGCGGCGCCCACCATTGTGCGCGCGCTCGAGGTGTTGTACGCGCTGGAACCGAAGGTGGACGTGATCATCGTGGGGCGCGGCGGAGGCTCATTGGAAGAGCTTTGGCCGTTCAACGAGGAGATGGTGGTGCGGGCCGTGGCGCGATCGCCTGTGCCCGTCGTCTCGGCCGTCGGGCATGAGACCGATGTGACCCTGTGCGATTTCGCGGCGGACGTCCGGGCCGCGACGCCCACGGCGGCAGCGGAGCTCGTATGCCCGCACCAAGCCGAGCTTCGGGCGTACCTGGAACAGGCGTCGGCCAGAGCGCGGAAGGCGGCGTTGGTCAAGGTCGCTTGGGGGCGAGAGCGGCTGTTGGATCTGGCGGGGCGGCCCGTGCTTCGGGACCCGACGCGGATCATCGCGGTGAGGCGCCAGCTCGTGGATTTCATCGAAACGCGCGTGCGTGAGGCCCAGCGCCGCCCCATCGGGTTGCGCCGTCGAGCGCTGGCCGATCTGGAGCGAAGGCTTCAACGCGTGCAGCTGGGCGGGGCGATTCAAGGGCGCAGGCGGGACCTGATGCGTCTCGAGCACCAGGTGCGATCGCTTACGGAGCGCCAGTTGCTCGTGCAGAGCCGGAAACTCGAGGGCGTCATTGGCAAGCTCGAAGCACTGAATCCGCTGGCCGTGCTGCGGCGCGGATACGGCGTGATTCTCGACGAAGACGGGCGATCCGTCATCACCTCGGCCCAATCGCTTGCTCCAGGCAAGCGAATTGGGATCCGAATGCACGACGGTACGGTGGAAGCGGAGGTGAAGGCGCGTGGAGGAGACGCGGGCGGCCGAGTGGAACAACTCCGATTGGACCTTTGA